One window from the genome of Mucilaginibacter ginsenosidivorans encodes:
- the bshC gene encoding bacillithiol biosynthesis cysteine-adding enzyme BshC — translation MQPSCIDYKDTGFFSQTVIDYLEDKPELRPFYSYRPDMEGFRQILKDEKVSADRELLVEVLLKQYGNVSDTGKFPLQGVRGQIALLKESNTYTITTGHQLNIFAGPLYFIYKIVTAIKLARQLKETFPDKTFVPVYWMASEDHDFAEINYTNIGGKKVHWWYEATGATGRINPDTMRQALNQYKGVLGLEHHAAELAEIVEKAYSGFDKLADATRYLVNALFGQYGLVIIDADDHRLKQQFAHIIEEDIIGENSFKNISATNEQLVKLGVHIQVNPREINFFYLADGLRERIVFEDGLYKVLNTEIGFSKAELIQEIKNYPERFSPNVVMRPLYQEYILPNIAYIGGGAEIVYWLELKSNFDHYKVDLPALVLRNSGLIISKRTSAKIKCMELDPCELFKSTDAIKNDWVKNHSEHQLSLQGELKSFQQLFEKIKQVSSKVDKTLVPATAAVEARLEHAINNLEKKLIRAEKNNYQTRLEQIDHVRAELFPKDSLQERTENFGLFYVKWGQEFIDELIKHFEPLDFKFTVLTEE, via the coding sequence ATGCAGCCTTCCTGTATAGACTATAAAGACACCGGGTTTTTCTCGCAAACGGTTATTGATTATTTGGAAGACAAGCCTGAACTAAGACCCTTTTATAGTTACCGGCCCGATATGGAAGGCTTTCGGCAGATACTGAAGGATGAAAAGGTATCAGCCGACCGCGAGCTGCTTGTTGAAGTGCTTTTAAAGCAATACGGGAATGTCTCCGATACAGGTAAGTTCCCCCTTCAGGGGGTTAGGGGGCAGATAGCTCTTCTTAAAGAATCAAATACCTACACCATAACTACAGGTCATCAGTTAAACATCTTTGCCGGGCCGCTTTACTTTATCTACAAGATAGTTACAGCGATAAAGCTTGCGCGACAATTGAAGGAAACTTTCCCGGATAAAACCTTTGTGCCGGTTTACTGGATGGCTTCAGAAGATCATGATTTTGCCGAGATCAATTATACCAATATCGGCGGCAAAAAAGTGCATTGGTGGTACGAGGCAACCGGCGCAACGGGTCGCATTAATCCCGATACCATGCGCCAGGCACTGAATCAATATAAAGGAGTTTTAGGTTTGGAGCATCATGCGGCTGAACTGGCTGAAATAGTGGAGAAAGCCTATTCAGGTTTTGATAAACTGGCCGACGCTACCCGTTATTTGGTGAATGCGCTTTTCGGACAGTACGGTTTGGTTATTATCGATGCGGACGATCATCGCCTGAAACAGCAATTCGCCCATATCATCGAAGAGGACATTATCGGGGAGAACAGCTTTAAAAATATATCAGCTACCAATGAGCAGTTGGTGAAACTTGGCGTGCATATACAGGTAAATCCCCGCGAGATCAACTTTTTTTACCTGGCGGACGGGCTGCGCGAACGGATAGTTTTTGAAGACGGACTTTATAAGGTATTAAATACCGAGATCGGTTTTTCGAAAGCAGAATTAATACAGGAGATTAAAAATTACCCGGAACGGTTCAGCCCGAATGTGGTGATGCGCCCTCTTTACCAGGAATACATTTTACCTAACATCGCCTATATTGGGGGCGGGGCGGAGATTGTTTACTGGCTCGAACTTAAATCGAACTTTGATCATTATAAGGTCGATTTGCCTGCGCTTGTCCTGCGTAACTCCGGGTTAATTATATCAAAGCGCACTTCGGCTAAAATAAAGTGCATGGAACTGGACCCCTGCGAGCTATTCAAAAGCACCGACGCGATAAAGAACGACTGGGTCAAAAACCATAGCGAACATCAACTCTCCCTGCAGGGCGAATTGAAAAGCTTTCAGCAGCTTTTTGAAAAGATAAAGCAGGTATCATCCAAAGTCGATAAAACCTTAGTGCCGGCTACTGCAGCCGTGGAAGCTCGACTGGAGCATGCGATCAATAATCTTGAAAAGAAGCTGATCAGGGCCGAAAAGAATAACTATCAAACCCGGCTGGAGCAAATAGACCACGTGCGGGCGGAGCTTTTTCCGAAAGATAGTTTGCAGGAGCGTACCGAAAATTTCGGCCTGTTCTATGTGAAATGGGGGCAGGAGTTTATTGACGAACTTATCAAACACTTTGAGCCGTTGGATTTTAAGTTTACAGTGCTGACGGAGGAATGA
- the rimO gene encoding 30S ribosomal protein S12 methylthiotransferase RimO — MKTNNKKSVESPQRINVVTLGCSKNIYDSEVLMGQLKGNRFDVVHEAEAGKNDIVVINTCGFIDNAKQESIDTILQYSELKEQGKIGKVIVTGCLSERYKPELEAEITNVDSWFGTNDLQNLLHSVGANYKHELIGERLLTTPTHFAYFKIAEGCNRPCSFCAIPLMRGKHVSKPMDELVNEAKNLAKNGTKELILIAQDLTYYGLDIYGKRNLDELLRRLSDVDGIEWIRLQYAYPSGFPMEILDAMNERDNICKYLDMPLQHITDNMLKSMRRGITKQKTIDLVDQIRDKVPGIAMRTTLITGYPGETEQDFEEMQQWVAETRFDRLGCFTYSHEEKTSAYNLIDDVPDEVKQERADIIMEIQQGISFEKNQEKVGKTYKVLIDKKDGGYFVGRTEYDSPEVDNEVLIAADKHYATAGSFVNVKIDSAEDFDLYGQIVK, encoded by the coding sequence ATGAAGACAAATAATAAGAAATCGGTGGAATCACCGCAACGAATAAACGTAGTCACTCTTGGTTGCTCAAAAAACATCTATGACTCTGAAGTATTGATGGGTCAGCTGAAAGGTAACCGGTTCGATGTGGTGCATGAAGCTGAAGCGGGTAAGAATGATATCGTTGTCATCAATACCTGCGGATTTATCGACAATGCAAAACAGGAATCTATAGATACTATCCTGCAATACAGCGAGCTGAAGGAGCAAGGGAAGATAGGCAAGGTGATCGTTACCGGTTGCCTTTCCGAGCGTTACAAGCCTGAACTGGAAGCCGAGATCACCAATGTCGATTCGTGGTTTGGTACCAATGACCTTCAGAACCTGCTGCATTCGGTAGGGGCAAATTATAAACACGAACTGATAGGCGAACGCCTGCTGACCACTCCAACGCATTTTGCCTACTTTAAGATTGCCGAGGGCTGTAACCGGCCATGCTCGTTTTGCGCCATACCGCTGATGCGGGGCAAGCACGTAAGCAAGCCGATGGATGAACTGGTTAATGAAGCGAAAAATCTTGCCAAAAACGGCACCAAAGAACTCATTTTAATCGCCCAAGACCTCACCTATTATGGGCTGGATATTTATGGCAAGCGCAACCTGGATGAACTATTGCGGCGATTATCCGATGTAGATGGCATTGAATGGATACGCCTGCAATATGCTTATCCTTCCGGTTTCCCGATGGAGATACTGGACGCTATGAACGAGCGCGACAATATTTGTAAATACCTGGATATGCCGCTACAGCACATAACCGATAATATGCTAAAGTCGATGCGCCGCGGAATAACCAAACAAAAAACCATCGACCTGGTGGACCAGATAAGGGATAAGGTGCCGGGCATTGCCATGCGAACTACGCTCATAACCGGTTACCCCGGCGAAACGGAACAGGATTTTGAGGAAATGCAGCAATGGGTGGCCGAAACGCGTTTCGACCGGTTAGGATGCTTTACCTACTCGCACGAGGAAAAGACCAGCGCATACAACCTTATTGATGATGTGCCCGATGAAGTAAAACAGGAAAGAGCGGATATTATTATGGAAATTCAGCAGGGAATTTCTTTCGAAAAGAACCAGGAAAAGGTCGGTAAAACCTATAAAGTGCTTATTGATAAAAAGGATGGCGGCTATTTTGTTGGTCGCACCGAATACGACTCTCCCGAAGTTGATAACGAAGTTTTAATAGCCGCAGACAAGCATTACGCCACCGCAGGCAGTTTTGTCAACGTGAAGATAGACAGCGCCGAGGACTTCGATCTTTATGGACAAATTGTAAAATAA
- a CDS encoding GxxExxY protein, with protein MANFEHDALTEKIIGCCFNVHSSLGPGFNEKIYSNALQRQLINEHLSFVAEKEFNVLFDGELVGKFRCDLFIESEIIVELKSVTGYIPKLFQSQLLSYLKASKIKTGLLINFGNSSCEVKRLSV; from the coding sequence ATGGCAAACTTCGAACATGATGCTTTGACTGAGAAAATCATCGGTTGTTGCTTTAATGTTCATAGCTCATTAGGTCCGGGCTTCAATGAAAAGATATATTCTAATGCATTGCAGCGTCAATTAATTAATGAGCATTTAAGTTTTGTGGCTGAAAAGGAATTTAACGTATTATTTGATGGTGAGCTGGTAGGAAAATTCAGATGCGATCTTTTTATTGAAAGTGAAATAATTGTCGAGCTTAAATCGGTGACGGGATATATACCAAAGCTTTTCCAAAGTCAATTATTATCCTATTTGAAAGCTAGCAAAATTAAAACAGGCTTATTGATTAATTTTGGAAATTCAAGTTGCGAAGTGAAAAGGCTATCGGTGTAA
- a CDS encoding CsbD family protein, whose amino-acid sequence MDKLQLKGAWNETKGKIKQAYGDLTDDDLVREEGKDDELLGKLQKKTGKGRDELVKWINSL is encoded by the coding sequence ATGGATAAATTACAATTAAAAGGCGCCTGGAACGAGACGAAGGGCAAGATCAAACAAGCCTACGGCGACCTGACTGATGACGACTTAGTACGCGAAGAAGGAAAAGACGACGAATTACTGGGCAAACTCCAGAAAAAGACCGGCAAAGGTCGAGACGAATTGGTCAAATGGATCAATAGCTTATAG
- the ftsY gene encoding signal recognition particle-docking protein FtsY: MGLFDFFKKKEATPQEQQALDTGLEKTKDSFFSKITKVVAGKSTVDDDVLDDLEEVLVTSDVGVSTTLKIIKRIQDRVARDKYVNTTELNSLLRDEIQHLLAENNSNDFTTFEYGSQKPYVIMVVGVNGVGKTTTIGKLAHKLKQAGNKVVIGAADTFRAAAVDQIQLWGERVGVKVVAQAMGSDPASVAYDTLRSAVANGDDVAIIDTAGRLHNKVGLMNELTKIKNVMEKVVPGAPHEILLVLDASTGQNAIEQCKQFTEATAVNALALTKLDGTAKGGVVIGISDQFRIPVKYIGVGEGMDHLQLFDRKAFVDSLFKS; this comes from the coding sequence ATGGGATTATTCGATTTTTTTAAGAAAAAGGAAGCTACGCCGCAGGAGCAGCAGGCATTGGATACCGGCCTGGAAAAAACCAAGGATAGCTTTTTCTCCAAGATCACTAAGGTTGTTGCTGGTAAATCGACCGTTGATGACGATGTGCTCGACGACCTGGAAGAAGTGCTGGTAACTTCGGATGTGGGCGTAAGTACCACCCTCAAGATCATCAAGCGTATACAGGACCGCGTGGCACGCGACAAGTATGTCAATACTACGGAACTAAACTCGCTGCTGCGCGATGAGATTCAGCATTTATTAGCCGAAAACAACAGCAATGATTTTACTACGTTCGAATACGGCAGTCAAAAGCCCTATGTAATTATGGTGGTGGGCGTAAATGGAGTGGGCAAAACCACCACCATTGGCAAGCTGGCACACAAATTGAAACAGGCCGGCAATAAAGTGGTGATAGGTGCGGCGGATACTTTTCGCGCAGCGGCGGTAGACCAGATACAGCTTTGGGGCGAAAGGGTAGGCGTAAAGGTTGTGGCCCAGGCAATGGGTTCCGACCCGGCATCAGTGGCTTATGATACGCTGCGCTCTGCAGTTGCCAATGGCGACGATGTGGCCATTATTGATACCGCGGGCCGTTTGCATAATAAAGTTGGCCTGATGAACGAGCTGACCAAGATCAAAAACGTGATGGAAAAGGTTGTTCCGGGTGCGCCGCACGAGATATTGCTGGTGCTGGATGCCTCGACCGGCCAAAACGCCATTGAACAATGCAAGCAATTTACCGAAGCCACGGCTGTTAACGCATTGGCTTTGACCAAGCTGGACGGCACAGCCAAGGGCGGTGTAGTGATAGGTATATCCGATCAGTTCCGTATTCCGGTAAAATACATAGGCGTAGGCGAAGGGATGGACCATTTGCAGCTTTTTGACAGGAAGGCATTTGTCGATTCGCTATTTAAATCCTGA
- the rpmB gene encoding 50S ribosomal protein L28, whose amino-acid sequence MSRVCDLTGKGSLVGNNVSNSNVKTKRRFHPNLKLKKFYIPEEDKWITLKVSTSAVKTISKNGITACINKYVKKGYI is encoded by the coding sequence ATGTCAAGAGTTTGTGATTTAACAGGAAAAGGCTCACTGGTTGGTAATAACGTTTCTAACTCAAATGTTAAAACCAAGCGCAGGTTTCACCCTAATTTAAAGCTGAAGAAGTTTTATATTCCTGAAGAAGATAAGTGGATCACTTTGAAAGTATCTACTTCGGCTGTTAAAACCATCAGCAAGAATGGTATTACCGCCTGCATCAATAAATACGTTAAAAAAGGATACATTTAG
- a CDS encoding DUF4295 domain-containing protein, giving the protein MAKKVVATLKTGKGKEYSKVITMAKSPKTGAYSFKEVIVHNDHVKDAIAEGTKG; this is encoded by the coding sequence ATGGCAAAGAAAGTAGTTGCAACGCTGAAGACAGGCAAAGGCAAAGAGTACTCAAAAGTGATCACCATGGCTAAATCGCCAAAAACAGGTGCTTACTCATTCAAAGAAGTAATTGTACATAACGATCACGTTAAAGACGCGATCGCAGAAGGAACCAAAGGATAA
- the rpmG gene encoding 50S ribosomal protein L33 has protein sequence MAKKGNRVQVILECTEHKESGLPGMSRYITTKNKKNTTERLELKKFNPVLRKVTVHKEIK, from the coding sequence ATGGCAAAGAAAGGCAACAGGGTTCAGGTAATTTTAGAGTGCACCGAGCATAAAGAAAGCGGTCTGCCGGGCATGTCTCGTTATATCACTACCAAGAACAAGAAAAATACAACCGAAAGGCTGGAGCTGAAGAAATTCAACCCGGTATTAAGGAAGGTGACCGTACACAAGGAAATTAAGTAA
- the acs gene encoding acetate--CoA ligase translates to MKITSFDEYQKAYKRSVDSPEEFWADIAGNFQWRKPWIKTLEWNFTEPNVKWFIGGKLNITENCLDRHLDKLGDKPAIIWEPNDPSEDHRILTYKQLHEKVCQFANVLKNNGAKKGDRICIYMPMVPELAIAVLACARIGAVHSVVFGGFSAQSIADRIQDAQCNIVITADGGFRGTKEIPLKNVIDDALVQCPSVKKVIVLTRSRTPISMLKGRDLWWEDEIKKVETQGNTTCPAEEMDAEDMLFILYTSGSTGKPKGVVHTCGGYMVYAGYTFANVFQYNPGEVYFCTADIGWITGHSYIVYGPLSQGATTFMFEGIPTWPNPGRFWEIVEEYKVNILYTAPTAIRSLMSFGTDVLKDKDLSSLKKLGSVGEPINEEAWHWFDENVGHKNCPIVDTWWQTETGGIMISPIAGVTKTKPTFATLPLPGVQPVLVDEHGNEVEGNGVSGFLCIKFPWPGMLRTTYGDHERCRQTYFSAYKGKYFTGDGCLRDEDGYYRITGRVDDVLNVSGHRIGTAEVENAINMHASVVESAVVGYPHDIKGQGVYAFVVSPNKHGDEDLTRKDILVTVTRIIGAIAKPDKIQFVSGLPKTRSGKIMRRILRKIAEGDTSNLGDTSTLLDPAIVEEIKAGAL, encoded by the coding sequence ATGAAAATTACTTCGTTCGACGAGTACCAAAAAGCCTACAAAAGAAGCGTTGACAGCCCCGAGGAATTCTGGGCCGATATTGCCGGCAATTTTCAATGGCGCAAGCCCTGGATAAAAACGCTGGAATGGAATTTTACCGAACCGAACGTTAAATGGTTCATCGGCGGCAAACTGAATATCACCGAGAACTGCCTCGACCGTCACCTGGACAAACTGGGCGATAAACCGGCCATCATCTGGGAGCCGAACGATCCGAGCGAGGACCATCGCATACTTACCTATAAGCAACTGCACGAAAAAGTTTGCCAGTTTGCTAACGTACTGAAAAATAACGGCGCCAAAAAAGGCGACCGTATTTGTATATATATGCCCATGGTGCCCGAACTGGCCATTGCCGTTTTGGCCTGCGCCCGTATAGGCGCTGTACATTCGGTAGTGTTCGGCGGCTTTTCGGCACAGTCCATTGCCGACCGTATCCAGGATGCGCAATGCAATATCGTGATCACGGCCGACGGCGGTTTCCGCGGCACAAAAGAGATACCGCTGAAAAACGTTATCGACGACGCACTGGTTCAATGCCCGTCAGTAAAAAAAGTAATTGTTTTAACCCGTAGTCGCACGCCCATCTCCATGCTCAAGGGCCGCGACCTGTGGTGGGAGGATGAGATTAAAAAAGTGGAAACCCAGGGCAATACTACCTGCCCCGCCGAAGAAATGGACGCCGAGGATATGCTGTTCATCCTGTACACTTCCGGCTCCACGGGCAAACCCAAAGGCGTGGTGCATACCTGCGGCGGTTATATGGTTTACGCGGGATATACTTTTGCCAATGTGTTCCAGTATAATCCCGGAGAGGTATATTTCTGTACCGCCGATATAGGCTGGATAACCGGTCACTCCTATATCGTATACGGACCACTTTCGCAGGGCGCCACTACATTTATGTTCGAAGGGATACCTACCTGGCCAAACCCGGGCCGGTTTTGGGAAATTGTGGAAGAATACAAAGTAAACATACTATACACCGCTCCTACCGCCATCCGCTCGCTCATGAGCTTTGGCACCGATGTGTTAAAGGATAAGGACCTGAGCTCACTTAAAAAACTTGGTTCCGTAGGCGAACCAATAAACGAGGAAGCCTGGCATTGGTTCGATGAGAATGTGGGCCACAAAAACTGCCCTATAGTGGATACCTGGTGGCAAACTGAAACCGGCGGTATCATGATATCGCCCATCGCAGGGGTTACTAAAACCAAGCCTACTTTCGCTACGCTGCCGCTTCCTGGAGTTCAGCCCGTGCTCGTGGATGAACATGGCAACGAGGTGGAAGGCAATGGCGTAAGCGGATTTTTGTGTATCAAATTCCCATGGCCCGGTATGCTGCGCACCACTTATGGCGACCATGAGCGCTGCCGCCAAACCTACTTCTCAGCTTACAAAGGCAAATACTTTACAGGCGACGGATGCCTGCGCGACGAGGATGGTTACTATCGCATCACCGGGCGTGTGGATGACGTGCTGAACGTATCCGGTCACCGTATAGGTACTGCCGAAGTGGAAAATGCAATCAACATGCACGCCAGCGTGGTTGAGTCGGCGGTGGTCGGCTACCCTCACGACATTAAAGGGCAGGGCGTTTACGCCTTCGTAGTTAGCCCCAACAAGCACGGCGACGAGGATCTTACACGTAAGGATATCCTGGTAACGGTTACACGCATCATCGGCGCCATAGCCAAACCGGATAAGATCCAGTTCGTATCGGGTTTGCCAAAAACACGCTCGGGTAAGATCATGCGTCGTATCCTCCGCAAAATTGCGGAAGGCGACACCTCTAATTTAGGCGATACCTCTACACTGCTCGACCCTGCAATTGTCGAGGAAATCAAGGCGGGAGCGCTTTGA
- a CDS encoding acyltransferase family protein, whose amino-acid sequence MSSIAPSATTGKPGNKIVYIDHLKVILTVLVILHHTFITYGAPGGWYYFQKTTNEIIKIPMTLFVAVNQSFFMGFFFFLSALFVPSSYNKKGPAKFIKDRVIRLGVPLIFYSFILGPAMNYLVYYFGYGHHITFIQYLRGYDDWIDFGVLWFAAALLLFTLLYVAWRSVVPASGPKPPTGLSFGKIILFAAGLGAISFLVRLIFPIGWILKPVGFQLGHFTQYIMLFIAGTWASKYNWLAGITNKQGRKGVWIAMLLVVIVFPLFYMLLETIKFPSSYFSGGLHWPALMYALWEQLTGLAIITALIAYGKRSLNGASANWGKLSRSTFAVYIFHPLVVISLTIAFRNINVEPALKLLFVAPLAVTGSFLLGRIIVAIPGVNKII is encoded by the coding sequence ATGTCATCGATAGCCCCATCAGCAACAACCGGAAAGCCAGGGAATAAGATAGTCTATATCGATCACCTGAAAGTGATATTAACTGTGCTGGTTATTCTTCACCATACCTTTATTACTTACGGTGCTCCCGGTGGCTGGTATTATTTTCAGAAGACAACCAATGAGATCATCAAAATACCGATGACCCTATTTGTCGCTGTTAATCAGTCTTTCTTCATGGGGTTTTTCTTTTTCCTGTCGGCTCTGTTTGTTCCATCTTCATATAATAAAAAAGGTCCTGCAAAATTCATTAAAGACAGGGTAATAAGGTTAGGGGTTCCGCTGATATTTTATTCATTCATTCTCGGCCCTGCAATGAATTATTTGGTCTATTACTTCGGCTATGGTCATCATATCACTTTCATACAGTACCTGCGCGGTTACGATGACTGGATCGACTTCGGCGTACTCTGGTTCGCCGCGGCATTACTGTTGTTCACCTTATTGTATGTAGCCTGGCGGTCGGTCGTTCCAGCGTCGGGCCCTAAACCGCCAACCGGTCTTTCATTTGGGAAGATCATACTCTTCGCAGCCGGGCTGGGTGCTATCAGCTTCCTGGTGCGCCTCATTTTTCCGATTGGATGGATATTGAAACCTGTCGGTTTCCAGTTGGGGCATTTTACGCAATATATTATGTTATTTATTGCCGGGACATGGGCGTCTAAATACAATTGGCTGGCGGGCATCACTAACAAGCAAGGCAGGAAAGGTGTCTGGATTGCTATGTTGCTGGTCGTTATCGTCTTCCCGTTATTTTATATGCTGTTGGAGACTATAAAGTTTCCTTCAAGCTATTTTAGCGGGGGCCTTCACTGGCCCGCTTTAATGTACGCCTTGTGGGAACAGCTAACCGGGCTGGCCATCATAACGGCCCTAATAGCCTACGGCAAAAGATCATTAAACGGCGCTTCCGCAAACTGGGGCAAACTATCGCGCAGTACTTTTGCGGTTTACATATTCCATCCGCTCGTTGTCATTTCGTTAACCATTGCATTTCGCAACATTAATGTCGAACCGGCCCTGAAGCTCTTGTTTGTGGCACCGTTAGCGGTAACAGGTAGTTTTTTATTGGGAAGGATAATCGTAGCGATACCAGGTGTAAATAAAATCATTTAG
- the lpxB gene encoding lipid-A-disaccharide synthase — protein sequence MKYYLVAGEASGDLHGANLMKALKEKDPKAEFRFYGGDKMLAEGGELVKHYAEMAFMGFIEVVMNLRAISKNLAACKHDIDSWQPDVLVLIDFPGFNLRIAEFAKSKDILVCYYISPKVWAWNQKRVLKIKRIVDHLFCILPFEVDFYKGWGMEVDYVGNPLLDAIAEFKPDSAFRKTHNLTGKKIIALLPGSRRQEINRLLPDMVAVAEKWPDYEFVIAGAPSFNTDYYDRYLKDTQLRLVFDATYDLLTNAHAAIVASGTATLETALFDIPQVVVYKGAPVSIAIARMLVKIKFISLVNLIMDKLVVKELIQQDCNPQHINSELALIVEGGPGRLQILADYKNLHKKMGTPGASERTAALIIKYASKK from the coding sequence ATGAAATACTATCTCGTAGCCGGCGAAGCATCTGGTGACCTGCACGGCGCCAACCTGATGAAAGCTTTAAAGGAAAAAGACCCTAAGGCCGAATTTCGTTTTTACGGGGGTGATAAAATGCTGGCCGAGGGTGGCGAATTAGTAAAACATTATGCCGAGATGGCCTTTATGGGCTTTATCGAGGTCGTTATGAACCTGCGTGCCATATCCAAAAACCTCGCGGCCTGTAAACATGATATCGATAGCTGGCAGCCGGATGTTTTGGTGCTGATTGATTTCCCAGGGTTTAATCTTCGTATCGCTGAGTTTGCCAAATCGAAAGATATCCTGGTATGTTATTATATATCCCCCAAGGTTTGGGCCTGGAACCAGAAACGGGTATTGAAGATCAAACGCATTGTCGATCACTTGTTTTGCATCCTGCCTTTCGAGGTTGATTTTTACAAGGGTTGGGGAATGGAGGTTGATTACGTAGGGAACCCGTTGTTGGATGCTATAGCTGAGTTTAAGCCCGATAGTGCATTTCGAAAAACGCATAACCTTACCGGTAAAAAGATAATAGCGCTGCTTCCCGGCAGCCGGAGGCAGGAGATAAACCGCTTACTACCCGATATGGTTGCCGTTGCCGAAAAATGGCCGGACTATGAATTTGTGATAGCCGGCGCGCCATCGTTCAATACCGATTATTACGACCGATATTTAAAAGACACGCAGCTTAGGCTTGTATTCGACGCGACTTACGACCTGCTGACCAATGCCCACGCCGCCATCGTAGCGTCAGGAACGGCCACCCTCGAAACCGCGCTGTTTGATATACCGCAGGTGGTGGTTTATAAAGGGGCGCCGGTATCTATTGCCATAGCACGCATGCTGGTTAAAATAAAATTCATTTCGCTGGTTAACCTAATCATGGACAAATTAGTCGTAAAGGAATTGATACAGCAGGACTGCAACCCGCAGCACATAAATTCAGAATTGGCTTTGATAGTTGAAGGTGGGCCGGGGAGGCTGCAAATACTGGCTGACTACAAGAACCTGCACAAAAAAATGGGTACACCCGGTGCGTCGGAACGAACGGCAGCGTTGATCATCAAATACGCCTCAAAAAAATAA
- the surE gene encoding 5'/3'-nucleotidase SurE, with product MSTSHPTILVVNDDGITAPGIKALMHAMKELGKVVVVAPDSPQSGMGHAITIGSPLRLDKMELYDDIESYSCSGTPVDCVKLAVTKIFKGKKPDLCVSGINHGLNNSINILYSGTMSAAVEGAIESIPSIGFSLDDYTLQADFSHCIKFVKEIAEQVLQNGLPSATLLNVNFPNTHHIKGIKICRQANAKWAEEFDERHDPYKRPYYWLTGVFQVNDKGEDTDVWALENHYASVVPVQFDMTAHHAIPLLNNWKFNT from the coding sequence ATGAGCACCTCCCACCCCACCATATTGGTTGTAAACGACGACGGCATTACCGCTCCCGGCATCAAAGCGCTTATGCACGCTATGAAGGAATTAGGCAAAGTGGTGGTGGTGGCTCCTGATAGCCCGCAATCGGGTATGGGGCATGCCATCACCATTGGCAGCCCGCTTCGGCTGGACAAAATGGAATTGTACGACGACATCGAAAGCTATAGCTGCTCGGGCACTCCGGTAGATTGTGTAAAGCTGGCCGTAACTAAAATATTCAAAGGTAAAAAGCCCGACCTGTGTGTTTCCGGCATCAATCATGGATTGAACAATTCGATCAATATACTTTACTCCGGCACCATGTCGGCGGCGGTTGAGGGTGCAATCGAGAGCATTCCATCCATTGGTTTCTCTTTGGATGATTATACCCTGCAGGCCGATTTCAGCCATTGTATCAAATTCGTAAAAGAAATCGCGGAGCAGGTTTTACAAAACGGCTTGCCGTCAGCTACATTGCTTAACGTTAACTTTCCGAATACGCATCACATCAAAGGCATCAAAATATGCCGCCAGGCCAATGCCAAATGGGCGGAGGAATTTGATGAACGCCACGACCCCTACAAACGGCCCTATTACTGGCTCACCGGGGTATTCCAGGTGAATGATAAGGGTGAAGACACCGATGTTTGGGCATTGGAAAACCATTATGCCTCGGTGGTTCCGGTGCAGTTTGATATGACTGCTCACCACGCCATCCCATTGCTGAATAACTGGAAGTTCAATACCTGA